In Eubacteriales bacterium, a single window of DNA contains:
- a CDS encoding class II fructose-bisphosphate aldolase: MPLLTPKQLYDNIPKDVKCAIGAFNVHDMEYTQAVIRAAEEENAPVILMLGEPMLAFANLDMLANITLFAAKNSTVPIAVTLDHGTKKENINRCIELGISVMCDCSHYEYKENIALTKEYTKKAHLAGVSVEAELGNIGGANGDEVLPENMTDPLRAKEFVEETGIDALAIAIGNCHGFYKNPPKLDIERLIKIKELVDIPLVLHGGSDLPLNMSNAAIDAGIRKFNIGTDLKCAYALAIKKELLKDPMPIQPPQILGPARDAVLKVTKQKIRLFRSNGIAKYYK; the protein is encoded by the coding sequence TTGCCACTACTAACACCAAAACAACTATATGATAATATACCGAAAGACGTAAAATGCGCTATCGGCGCTTTTAATGTACACGATATGGAATATACCCAAGCGGTAATAAGAGCTGCCGAAGAGGAAAACGCCCCTGTGATATTGATGCTGGGCGAACCTATGCTCGCGTTTGCAAACTTAGATATGCTTGCTAACATAACTTTATTTGCCGCTAAAAATTCAACCGTACCCATCGCCGTTACATTAGACCACGGTACTAAAAAAGAAAATATAAATAGGTGCATAGAACTCGGGATTTCTGTAATGTGTGACTGCTCACATTATGAATATAAAGAAAATATAGCTTTAACTAAAGAATATACTAAAAAGGCACATTTAGCCGGTGTTTCTGTCGAAGCAGAACTTGGAAATATCGGCGGCGCTAATGGAGACGAGGTCTTACCTGAAAATATGACAGACCCGCTTAGGGCGAAAGAATTTGTAGAGGAAACGGGCATAGATGCCCTTGCCATAGCTATCGGCAACTGCCATGGGTTTTACAAAAATCCACCTAAGCTAGATATTGAGCGGCTTATAAAAATTAAAGAATTGGTAGATATTCCGCTGGTTTTACATGGAGGGTCTGACCTGCCTTTAAATATGTCTAACGCTGCAATAGATGCCGGGATAAGAAAATTTAATATAGGCACAGACCTTAAATGTGCATATGCACTGGCAATAAAAAAAGAACTTTTAAAAGATCCGATGCCAATACAGCCGCCGCAGATTTTAGGCCCGGCAAGAGATGCTGTATTAAAAGTTACAAAACAAAAAATAAGGCTGTTCCGTTCAAACGGGATAGCTAAATACTATAAGTAG
- a CDS encoding FGGY family carbohydrate kinase: MSVLVSVDVGTTNLKAAAFDVDGNLISLKKMPSLITYGDNDEGYIDPELLFENIASLLCQLTSEVGSSNVTAISVAGMGEAIVPIDKDGHNTYPVIAWFDMRSRDQVEFMLENISNEQFFSITGLECHPMFSLSKMLWIKSNHPEVYEKSVMWLPVASYILYRLSGEAATDFTLASRTLMLDIHNCKWSKKILDTFNIDKNTLPKLVDAGTLIGSVTHESAKKTGLKAGTPVVMGGHDHPCTTIPAGILLSRRLLDSSGTAESALGILNKGATPPTKYEGVRINRHLDSSRIATSAGIISSGSSLDWSINQLASLTNWGINSKISYEGIMAKVVKVPPGSGGAMFMPHIRGAGAPFRNPASKGAFVGLRSSHTQVDLIRAVIEGLCFELKTIVIKMEEVGGITYDSVATVSGASKIALWQQIKASVIGKPIMTPEITEATALGAAMLAGIGVKIFKDMREASAASFKPGKVYEPDVKIMRLYEDLYQIYKNLYPSLLNINSKIDALIK; encoded by the coding sequence ATGTCTGTTTTAGTAAGCGTAGACGTTGGTACCACCAATCTAAAAGCTGCTGCATTCGATGTTGATGGGAACCTCATCAGTCTAAAAAAGATGCCCTCTTTAATAACGTATGGCGATAACGATGAAGGGTATATCGATCCGGAACTGTTGTTTGAAAATATCGCCTCGCTGCTTTGCCAATTAACAAGCGAAGTTGGCTCCAGTAACGTTACTGCTATTTCCGTTGCCGGAATGGGTGAAGCAATAGTACCTATAGATAAAGATGGGCACAATACTTACCCGGTAATAGCATGGTTTGACATGCGTTCAAGAGACCAGGTAGAATTTATGCTTGAAAACATATCTAATGAGCAGTTCTTCAGTATAACCGGGCTTGAATGCCACCCCATGTTTTCGCTTTCTAAAATGCTTTGGATAAAAAGCAACCATCCGGAAGTTTACGAAAAAAGCGTGATGTGGCTCCCCGTTGCAAGCTATATCCTATACCGGCTTTCCGGTGAGGCTGCAACGGATTTTACGCTTGCTTCTCGTACGCTTATGCTTGATATACATAATTGCAAATGGTCTAAAAAGATACTTGATACTTTCAACATAGATAAAAACACTTTGCCAAAACTCGTCGATGCCGGAACGCTTATAGGTTCTGTCACACATGAATCAGCTAAAAAGACAGGTTTAAAAGCTGGTACTCCCGTAGTCATGGGCGGGCACGACCATCCCTGTACTACTATCCCTGCTGGAATACTCTTAAGCAGAAGGCTTTTAGATTCTTCCGGTACGGCAGAAAGCGCTCTTGGCATATTGAACAAAGGCGCAACCCCACCCACTAAATATGAAGGTGTACGTATCAACCGCCATTTAGACAGCTCCCGTATTGCAACATCGGCTGGTATAATATCTTCCGGCTCTTCACTGGACTGGAGCATAAACCAGCTTGCGTCTCTAACTAACTGGGGTATTAACTCAAAGATATCCTACGAAGGCATAATGGCAAAGGTGGTAAAAGTCCCGCCAGGCAGCGGCGGTGCAATGTTTATGCCGCATATACGAGGTGCAGGCGCCCCGTTTAGAAACCCTGCATCAAAAGGTGCTTTTGTGGGGCTTAGGTCTTCGCACACGCAGGTAGATCTGATCCGCGCCGTAATCGAAGGGCTTTGCTTTGAACTTAAAACCATTGTAATAAAAATGGAAGAAGTAGGCGGAATAACCTACGATTCTGTCGCAACTGTAAGCGGCGCATCCAAAATAGCATTATGGCAGCAAATAAAGGCATCTGTTATCGGGAAACCTATAATGACTCCTGAAATAACTGAGGCTACTGCACTTGGAGCTGCAATGCTTGCCGGAATAGGCGTTAAGATCTTTAAAGATATGCGTGAAGCCTCTGCCGCATCGTTTAAACCGGGGAAAGTTTATGAACCGGATGTAAAAATAATGCGTTTATACGAGGACTTATATCAAATATATAAAAATCTATACCCCTCGTTACTTAATATAAACAGTAAAATCGATGCATTGATAAAATAA
- the mnmA gene encoding tRNA 2-thiouridine(34) synthase MnmA, whose product MPSGEKVIVGMSGGVDSSVAAYLLKKEGYDVAGVFMKNWDEKDEFGECTAAADLEDVRNVCENLDIPYYNVNFEKEYYDRVFSYFLKEYKKGRTPNPDVLCNSEIKFKAFLDYSLKLGAKMIATGHYVRTEKTCDGVYLKKGTDKSKDQSYFLCMLSQGQISKALFPVGDLKKSEVRKIANELSLSVANKKDSTGICFIGERRFRDFLKTFIPAMPGDIKTLDNKKVGTHEGLMYYTLGQRRGLGIGGAGTGERWFVVDKDLKNNILYVIQGEGKELYSKALKATDINFITKKPNDGKLKAKFRYRQPDQDITAEFDGEKAYVKFKERQRAVTPGQYVVFYDGEICLGGGIIDEVEF is encoded by the coding sequence ATGCCAAGTGGTGAAAAAGTTATAGTCGGCATGTCCGGCGGCGTGGATTCTTCCGTAGCTGCATATCTTTTAAAGAAAGAAGGGTATGATGTTGCCGGTGTATTCATGAAAAACTGGGACGAAAAAGATGAGTTCGGCGAATGCACGGCCGCAGCAGATTTAGAAGATGTAAGAAACGTATGTGAAAATTTAGATATACCTTATTATAATGTAAACTTCGAAAAGGAATATTACGATAGGGTCTTTTCCTATTTTCTAAAAGAATATAAAAAAGGGAGAACGCCAAATCCAGATGTGCTTTGCAATTCGGAAATAAAATTCAAGGCGTTTTTAGACTACAGTTTAAAACTTGGCGCCAAGATGATAGCCACCGGGCATTATGTGAGGACGGAAAAGACATGCGACGGGGTCTATTTAAAAAAAGGAACAGATAAATCAAAGGACCAAAGCTACTTCCTTTGCATGCTTTCACAAGGGCAGATATCAAAAGCGCTTTTTCCTGTCGGTGACCTTAAAAAAAGCGAAGTTAGAAAAATAGCCAATGAACTTAGTTTAAGCGTAGCAAATAAAAAAGATTCTACGGGCATTTGTTTTATAGGCGAGCGCCGCTTCAGAGATTTTTTAAAGACCTTTATACCGGCAATGCCAGGAGATATAAAGACGCTGGACAATAAAAAAGTCGGAACGCACGAGGGACTCATGTATTACACTTTAGGGCAGCGCCGCGGCCTTGGTATTGGTGGAGCAGGCACAGGGGAACGCTGGTTCGTAGTGGACAAGGACCTTAAAAATAATATACTTTATGTAATACAGGGCGAAGGGAAAGAGCTTTATTCAAAGGCGCTTAAAGCAACCGATATTAATTTCATAACCAAAAAGCCAAATGATGGGAAACTAAAAGCTAAGTTTCGTTACAGGCAACCGGATCAGGATATTACAGCAGAATTTGATGGCGAAAAGGCTTATGTTAAATTTAAAGAAAGGCAGCGTGCAGTAACACCAGGGCAATACGTAGTATTTTACGACGGGGAAATTTGTCTTGGTGGAGGAATTATAGACGAGGTGGAGTTTTGA
- a CDS encoding GNAT family N-acetyltransferase: MEIELKKWEIKDSEAIYKHANNKKISDNLRDAFPHPYTLNDAKDYIINSLEGGEREKLVRAIVVDKEIVGSIGIFKRKDVYKKSAEIGYWLAEPYWGKGIMTKAVKEMCEHFFNDYDAVRIDAEVFEFNKASMRVLEKAGFKLEGIKRRSIFKNGKIYDSYIFSLVK, encoded by the coding sequence ATGGAAATTGAACTAAAAAAATGGGAAATTAAAGATTCGGAAGCGATATATAAACACGCTAATAATAAAAAAATATCAGATAATTTAAGAGACGCTTTCCCACACCCATATACTCTTAATGATGCTAAAGACTATATAATTAATAGCCTTGAAGGCGGCGAAAGAGAGAAGCTGGTTAGGGCTATAGTTGTCGACAAGGAGATAGTTGGAAGTATCGGCATATTTAAGAGAAAAGACGTATATAAGAAGAGCGCTGAGATCGGTTACTGGCTTGCAGAGCCTTATTGGGGAAAAGGCATAATGACTAAAGCAGTAAAAGAAATGTGCGAACATTTTTTTAATGATTATGATGCAGTAAGAATTGATGCAGAGGTTTTTGAATTTAACAAAGCATCTATGCGTGTGCTTGAAAAAGCAGGGTTTAAGCTTGAAGGCATAAAAAGAAGGAGTATTTTCAAGAACGGGAAAATCTACGATTCTTACATATTTTCACTAGTAAAATAA
- a CDS encoding ComEC/Rec2 family competence protein, whose amino-acid sequence MFKKCFFNSIITYLVLLAVSLSSFALPLLGGCSVIQEVTEISASVSVSSIAGDELLVETVDVGQGDCIIIKAPDGSVIMVDAGEKSAIYNIVETFKKYNIGKIDLLIATHPHSDHIGGMQYFVESYPIDTIVMPKSDHSTNTYANLLKSIKDNDLKITEAKPGLNYQFGDVSIDILGPVSNEYDDLNNMSVVFKLTYGDTSFLFMGDAEEESEEDILNSGADLSADVLKAGHHGSSTSTSQEFLDAVSPSIVLVSCGVDNEYGHPHEEFLNRVSQKGCTLLRTDLNGNITLYSNGVDITTETEK is encoded by the coding sequence ATGTTTAAAAAATGCTTCTTTAATTCAATTATAACTTATTTGGTTTTATTGGCAGTTTCGCTGTCATCATTTGCTCTGCCTCTGCTTGGTGGCTGTTCGGTTATACAAGAAGTGACTGAGATAAGTGCTTCAGTCTCTGTCAGCAGTATAGCTGGAGATGAACTTCTAGTTGAAACCGTTGATGTCGGGCAAGGGGACTGTATCATTATAAAGGCGCCGGACGGCAGTGTCATTATGGTAGATGCCGGAGAAAAGTCTGCTATATATAATATTGTAGAAACCTTTAAAAAATATAATATAGGAAAAATAGACCTATTAATAGCAACACACCCCCATTCAGACCACATAGGCGGTATGCAGTACTTTGTTGAGAGCTATCCTATTGACACCATAGTTATGCCAAAATCAGACCACTCAACTAACACATATGCAAATCTCCTTAAATCTATAAAAGACAATGATTTAAAGATAACCGAAGCAAAACCCGGGCTTAACTATCAGTTCGGAGACGTATCAATAGACATCTTAGGACCTGTTTCAAACGAATATGATGATTTAAACAATATGTCGGTAGTATTTAAGTTAACATACGGCGATACATCTTTTCTGTTTATGGGAGATGCTGAAGAAGAATCGGAAGAGGATATTTTAAATTCCGGTGCGGACCTTTCTGCGGACGTGCTAAAGGCAGGCCATCATGGCAGTAGCACTTCTACATCGCAGGAGTTTTTAGATGCTGTGTCGCCTTCAATTGTTTTGGTATCCTGCGGAGTAGACAATGAATACGGGCACCCGCACGAAGAATTTTTAAACAGAGTTTCGCAAAAAGGATGTACGCTTTTAAGAACAGACTTAAACGGAAATATAACTTTATATTCTAACGGCGTTGATATAACGACCGAAACGGAAAAATAA
- a CDS encoding NUDIX hydrolase, protein MKKYMPSSEEERKFLESYDASIYEKPGFAADGALFAIDFEEKCLKLLLIKRGGFPYKGCFALPGGFVNIDEDILTAVKRELLEETGIEDIELKQYHTFGAPDRDPRSRVITTSFVGLTDIKKVNARAGDDAAVVEWVKVSDYNRLVAWEGSTYIINRSITLKGSEILTPSVETRETLKKGGVSATTKIVSSGGLAFDHALSVILAYEALIEELKKGFIVSGAILEDINKAENVYNIIAVDKNKECIESIKEHLKNFRKKG, encoded by the coding sequence ATGAAAAAGTATATGCCTTCTTCAGAGGAAGAAAGAAAATTTTTAGAGAGCTACGATGCAAGCATTTATGAGAAGCCGGGCTTTGCAGCAGACGGAGCGCTGTTTGCGATAGACTTTGAAGAAAAGTGTTTAAAGCTGCTGCTTATAAAAAGGGGAGGGTTCCCGTATAAAGGCTGCTTTGCGCTGCCTGGCGGTTTCGTCAATATAGACGAGGATATACTGACCGCCGTAAAAAGAGAGCTATTAGAGGAGACGGGAATTGAAGATATCGAGCTAAAGCAATACCATACATTTGGAGCCCCGGACAGGGACCCTCGAAGCCGGGTAATCACAACTTCATTTGTAGGCCTAACTGATATAAAAAAAGTAAATGCCCGTGCCGGAGACGATGCTGCAGTTGTCGAGTGGGTGAAAGTTTCAGATTATAATAGGTTAGTAGCATGGGAAGGCAGTACATATATAATAAACAGAAGCATTACGCTTAAAGGAAGCGAGATTCTTACACCGTCTGTTGAGACAAGAGAAACTTTGAAAAAGGGCGGCGTGTCGGCTACCACTAAGATAGTCTCTTCAGGCGGGCTTGCATTTGATCACGCACTGTCTGTCATACTCGCATATGAGGCTTTGATAGAAGAACTTAAAAAAGGATTTATAGTATCAGGAGCGATTTTAGAAGATATTAATAAGGCCGAAAATGTGTATAATATAATCGCAGTAGACAAGAATAAAGAGTGTATTGAATCTATTAAAGAACATCTTAAAAACTTTCGAAAAAAAGGATAA
- a CDS encoding thioesterase family protein codes for MHSFDCKIKIRYYEVDKTGFVHHAQYFNWFDIAQQEFAESMGVNIAELEEEGFRLLPISNSCNYKTPAVYGDAIIVRLKITDIKSIRIKFGYEVFREGDGRLLATGESEHIVVDADMHITSIAKVFPSIFNTI; via the coding sequence ATGCACAGTTTTGATTGCAAAATAAAAATCAGGTATTATGAAGTCGATAAAACCGGGTTTGTGCACCATGCCCAGTACTTTAACTGGTTTGACATAGCGCAGCAGGAGTTTGCTGAAAGTATGGGCGTTAATATTGCGGAGCTTGAGGAAGAAGGCTTTCGGCTTTTGCCTATAAGCAATTCCTGTAATTACAAGACGCCGGCAGTCTATGGAGATGCGATTATTGTCCGCCTAAAGATTACTGATATTAAAAGCATCAGAATCAAGTTCGGCTATGAAGTTTTTCGTGAAGGCGACGGGCGCTTACTGGCAACTGGGGAAAGCGAACATATAGTGGTAGATGCTGATATGCATATAACTTCTATTGCAAAAGTATTTCCTTCAATATTTAATACTATATAA
- the mtrB gene encoding trp RNA-binding attenuation protein MtrB, with protein MDDFFIIKALEDGVSVIGMTRGKDTKFHHTEKLDEGEVLLAQFTESTSAVKIRGKAHILTAHGEMTSGKGN; from the coding sequence ATGGATGATTTTTTTATTATAAAAGCTTTGGAAGATGGTGTTTCGGTTATCGGTATGACCAGAGGAAAAGATACTAAGTTTCATCATACAGAAAAACTTGATGAAGGCGAAGTCTTATTGGCACAGTTTACCGAAAGCACATCTGCCGTTAAAATTAGAGGAAAAGCTCATATTTTAACAGCACACGGAGAGATGACTTCCGGAAAAGGCAATTAG
- a CDS encoding DNA polymerase III subunit alpha: protein MFDFTHLHVHTEYSLLDGASKIKDLLDTAAKYNMNAIAITDHGNMYGVLEFYREAVKRNIKPIIGCEMYVAEDMSEKTSAAKEYSHLILLAKDNEGYRNLIKLSTLSYSEGFYYKPRIDYKTLREYSKGLICMSACLAGDIPQFIMRGEIDNAKKLALDLKKVFGEDFYLELQNHGIKEQQEVNEQLINMSKELGIPLAATNDVHYVREEDAQAQDILMCIQTGRYLDETDRMRFETQEFYLKSQEQMNELFSYIPEAIENTGKIAEKCNVTFNFDKVYLPEFIPPKGFNGQEYLRHLCEEGLLKRVPNVDEKYVVRLDYELNVINQMGFTDYFLIVYDYVNFAKQNGIYVGPGRGSAAGSLVAYTLRITDIDPLEYDLLFERFLNPERVSMPDIDIDFCVERRSEVKDYIVKKYGQERVAQIITFNTLKAKLAIKDVARVLRCPPSESDRISKMVPFSLHMTIDRAMEENPRLKAEYDTNENVRNILDIAKKLEGLPRNASVHAAGLVISKDRIDDYVPLQTSTKVSGLITQFTKDDLESLGLLKMDLLGLTNLTVIRHTIDMVKQNKGIDIDIQEIGLNDKEVYKLIGEGDTDGVFQLESSGMRALMMQLKPKNLGDIMAGISLYRPGPMESIPVYLEAKKHPNLIKYKHPSLKSILAETYGCMVYQEQVMEIVRALAGYSLGRSDLVRRAMSKKKESVLRKEKNIFINGEKVKGKVVVPGAVALGVPKNIAEEIFDQVLEFADYGFNKSHACVYAVIAYWTAYLKRYHRLEFLTALINSYLNNPDKVAFYIAYLKKCKIQVLGPDINESDVFFKVTSGAIRFGLVAIRDVGEKVASDIIAERDKNGKYTSFNDFLNRNSDAINKKMLEALILSGCFDSLTYKRSQLMNVYEKVLSAIIEDKKRNLTGQMSIFDIGIEDEDVSDEMPDIPEFKERHKLSMEKRTTGMYLSGHPLNEIKDILDKATFNTYVLMTAGESDSDMDSIEGREVELVGILTSVHRRSTRLKKLMANAVLEDLFGTVNITVFPGVFAACEQNLAEDQIVIVRGKVEIAEGEAPSIIASSIVPFTPDKYEFLGKTLCVKVPKEAEKGKDALFAALREFPGASPVNIYIEGTNQKFKTTGRWCVNLSNELIYKLRENFGENNVVLK, encoded by the coding sequence ATGTTTGATTTTACACATTTACATGTTCATACCGAATACAGCCTGCTAGATGGCGCAAGTAAGATAAAAGACCTGCTGGACACTGCAGCTAAATACAACATGAATGCGATTGCAATAACTGACCACGGCAATATGTACGGGGTTTTAGAATTTTACCGTGAAGCGGTTAAGAGAAACATAAAACCTATAATCGGCTGTGAGATGTACGTAGCAGAGGACATGAGCGAGAAGACCTCGGCAGCAAAAGAGTATTCGCATTTGATACTGTTAGCCAAAGATAACGAGGGGTATAGGAACCTTATAAAATTAAGCACGCTTTCTTATTCAGAAGGGTTTTATTATAAGCCAAGGATAGATTATAAAACCCTAAGGGAGTATTCAAAAGGGTTAATTTGCATGTCAGCCTGCCTGGCCGGTGATATCCCCCAGTTTATAATGCGCGGAGAAATAGACAATGCGAAAAAACTGGCACTGGACTTAAAGAAGGTTTTTGGCGAAGATTTTTACTTGGAGCTTCAAAATCACGGAATAAAAGAACAGCAAGAAGTAAATGAGCAGCTGATAAATATGTCAAAAGAACTTGGCATACCACTTGCAGCAACAAACGACGTTCACTATGTCAGAGAAGAGGACGCTCAAGCGCAGGATATTTTAATGTGCATACAGACAGGGCGTTACTTAGATGAAACAGACAGGATGCGATTTGAGACACAGGAGTTTTATTTAAAATCTCAAGAGCAGATGAACGAGCTTTTTTCGTATATACCAGAGGCTATTGAAAATACTGGTAAGATTGCAGAAAAGTGTAATGTAACCTTTAATTTCGATAAGGTCTATCTGCCGGAATTTATTCCTCCCAAAGGATTTAACGGGCAAGAATACTTGCGCCACCTTTGCGAGGAAGGCCTTTTAAAACGCGTGCCAAATGTAGACGAAAAGTATGTAGTAAGGCTAGACTATGAACTTAACGTAATAAACCAGATGGGGTTTACGGATTACTTTTTGATAGTTTATGATTACGTCAATTTTGCCAAGCAAAACGGCATATACGTAGGCCCGGGGCGTGGCTCTGCCGCAGGAAGTTTGGTTGCGTATACGCTTAGAATAACTGATATAGACCCACTTGAGTATGACCTATTGTTTGAACGTTTTTTAAATCCAGAGCGTGTAAGCATGCCGGATATCGATATAGATTTTTGCGTTGAGAGAAGGAGCGAAGTCAAGGATTATATAGTTAAAAAATATGGGCAGGAGCGCGTTGCACAGATAATAACTTTTAATACCCTAAAAGCAAAACTAGCTATTAAGGACGTTGCAAGGGTGCTGCGCTGCCCGCCGTCTGAGTCGGACCGCATTTCAAAGATGGTCCCTTTTAGCCTGCATATGACAATAGACCGTGCAATGGAAGAAAACCCAAGGCTTAAGGCCGAATACGATACCAATGAAAACGTAAGAAATATATTGGATATAGCAAAGAAACTGGAGGGTCTGCCAAGAAATGCCTCCGTTCATGCGGCAGGGCTTGTTATATCAAAAGACAGGATAGACGATTATGTCCCCTTGCAGACAAGCACTAAAGTAAGCGGCTTAATAACACAGTTCACAAAGGACGACCTTGAAAGCCTGGGGCTTTTAAAGATGGACTTGCTTGGTTTAACGAACTTAACGGTTATACGCCATACTATCGATATGGTTAAGCAAAACAAGGGCATTGATATAGATATACAGGAAATTGGGCTAAATGATAAAGAGGTTTATAAGCTTATCGGCGAAGGAGACACAGATGGGGTGTTCCAGCTTGAAAGTTCGGGCATGAGAGCACTGATGATGCAGTTGAAACCTAAAAATTTAGGGGATATAATGGCCGGCATTTCACTTTACCGCCCGGGTCCAATGGAAAGCATACCTGTGTATTTAGAGGCGAAAAAGCACCCTAACCTTATAAAGTATAAACATCCCAGTTTAAAAAGCATTTTAGCTGAGACTTATGGTTGTATGGTATACCAGGAGCAGGTAATGGAAATAGTCCGTGCTTTGGCAGGGTATTCTCTTGGGCGAAGCGACCTTGTTAGGCGTGCCATGTCTAAGAAAAAAGAAAGCGTACTAAGAAAAGAAAAAAATATATTTATAAACGGTGAAAAAGTTAAAGGAAAGGTTGTAGTTCCGGGAGCCGTTGCACTTGGCGTCCCTAAGAACATAGCAGAGGAGATATTTGACCAGGTTCTAGAGTTTGCGGATTATGGCTTTAATAAGTCTCACGCATGTGTATATGCAGTAATAGCTTATTGGACAGCATACTTAAAACGCTATCACAGGCTTGAGTTTTTAACTGCGCTTATAAACAGCTATTTAAATAACCCGGATAAAGTTGCGTTTTACATTGCATATCTTAAGAAGTGCAAGATACAGGTTTTAGGCCCTGACATAAATGAATCAGACGTATTTTTCAAAGTCACGTCCGGTGCTATACGCTTTGGGTTGGTAGCTATCCGCGATGTCGGAGAAAAGGTGGCTTCAGACATTATCGCCGAGCGGGATAAAAACGGGAAGTATACATCCTTTAACGATTTTCTTAACAGAAACTCAGATGCGATAAACAAAAAAATGCTGGAGGCATTAATACTGTCCGGCTGTTTTGATTCGCTTACATACAAACGTTCGCAGCTTATGAATGTTTATGAAAAGGTGCTTTCAGCCATAATAGAAGATAAAAAACGGAATTTAACCGGGCAGATGTCTATTTTTGACATTGGCATTGAAGATGAAGATGTGTCAGATGAAATGCCGGACATTCCGGAATTTAAAGAAAGACACAAGCTTTCTATGGAAAAGCGTACCACGGGTATGTATTTAAGCGGGCACCCGCTAAATGAGATAAAAGATATTTTGGATAAGGCTACCTTTAATACATATGTACTTATGACAGCAGGGGAATCAGACAGTGATATGGACAGTATCGAAGGAAGGGAAGTTGAATTGGTAGGGATACTAACCTCTGTCCACAGAAGATCTACCCGCCTTAAAAAGCTTATGGCAAATGCAGTGCTGGAAGATTTATTTGGCACAGTTAACATAACTGTATTTCCAGGGGTATTTGCAGCTTGCGAACAAAACCTGGCAGAAGACCAAATAGTTATAGTCAGAGGTAAGGTGGAAATAGCTGAGGGAGAGGCCCCGTCTATCATTGCTTCTAGCATAGTACCGTTTACACCGGATAAATATGAATTTTTGGGCAAAACGCTTTGCGTTAAAGTACCAAAGGAAGCAGAGAAAGGCAAAGATGCTCTTTTTGCAGCATTAAGAGAATTCCCAGGTGCTTCCCCCGTCAATATATATATAGAAGGAACCAACCAGAAGTTTAAGACGACGGGCAGATGGTGCGTTAATTTATCTAATGAACTTATATATAAGCTAAGAGAAAATTTCGGAGAAAATAACGTGGTTTTAAAGTAG